The Motacilla alba alba isolate MOTALB_02 chromosome 14, Motacilla_alba_V1.0_pri, whole genome shotgun sequence genome includes a region encoding these proteins:
- the LOC119707106 gene encoding translation initiation factor IF-2-like: protein MGIPGECGQEGERVCGFHRVGLTGVRCSQESHPNLLSFLFLLGTELKGGGVLGQVLPWEAPPARQPPEDPSPEGRHREQTWAATTGPACASGLPEHENSSFYSPVTESGSGCQSQLSHGGGQGNRLPRPSRAQPQVRRHRRGRTAICAGSPTSSCQRDKGGGGLPCRVGTVQLRTHCHAQGAAARQGHWPRASWQLLGSTCALAGQRRLQRAGKAAGAGYGAGRTLFIAGSVCTPAIAAAKAPAKGCPLPCGTTVRAKPSRAAAGADPPQPRLLWGTDRTVAPCRGAGRGLPRTKCPEAQPDGPRAPREEGAEAQGPAEPGRGSRSPPRAAAGARPPPRAHAAPGAGRRRHLPGGGGDCAGPGRAAAPQPRNGGGDPVKQAWRAVEQPGGSVAEWSKALDLGSSHFDGVGSNPTAAKLFSSPPRRLLFAPPQQKRGSRRRGRPGPGTLRAALPGPGTARRECCGCRSLSLTSIL, encoded by the exons ATGGGAATCCCGGGCGAGTGCGGACAGGAAGGAGAGCGGGTGTGCGGGTTTCACAGGGTAGGTCTCACGGGTGTCCGCTGCTCACAGGAGAGCCACccaaatttgctttcatttctgttcctgttggGCACGGAGCTGAAAGGAGGGGGTGTCCTGGGGCAGGTGCTCCCATGGGAAGCACCCCCTGCACGGCAGCCCCCCGAAGATCCCAGCCCCGAGGgaaggcacagggagcagacGTGGGCAGCGACCACGGGGCCTGCCTGCGCTTCAG GCCTCCCAGAACATGAGAATTCATCTTTCTACTCACCAGTGACCGAATCTGGCTCTGGTTGCCAAAGCCAGCTCTCTCATGGAGGCGGACAGGGAAACCGCCTGCCCAGACCTTCCCGAGCCCAGCCGCAGGTAAGGAGGCACCGCCGCGGCAGGACAGCAATCTGTGCGGGCAGCCCGACCAGCAGCTGCCAGCGAGATAAGGGCGGCGGGGGCCTCCCGTGTCGGGTGGGAACGGTTCAGCTGAGGACACACTGCcatgcccagggagcagctgcccggCAAGGTCACTGGCCTCGAGCGAGCTGGCAGCTCTTGGGCAGCACGTGTGCTCTGGCGGGCCAGAGGCGACTGCAGCGGGCAGGGAAGGCAGCGGGTGCCGGATACGGGGCAGGACGGACCCTCTTCATAGCCGGGAGTGTCTGTACACCTGCTATCGCGGCTGCGAAGGCACCAGCCAAGGGCTGCCCTCTACCCTGCGGGACCACGGTACGAGCAAAGCCCTCCCGcgcagcagctggagctgatcCACCACAGCCGCggctgctgtggggcacagACCGCACGGTAGCGCCTTGCCGGGGTGCCGGCCGGGGCCTGCCGCGGACAAAGTGCCCCGAGGCGCAGCCCGATGGCCCCAGAGCCCCTAGGGAGGAAGGGGCCGAGGCTCAAGGTCCGGCCGAGCCCGGGAGAGGGAGCCGCAGCCCGCCGCGAGCCGCGGCCGGCGCCCGCCCGCCTCCACGTGCGCACGCGgcgccgggcgcggggcggcggcgccacCTgccgggcgggggcggggactgcgctgggccgggccgggcggcggcgccgcAGCCGCGG AACGGCGGCGGGGACCCCGTCAAGCAGGCCTGGCGGGCGGTTGAGCAGCCAGGCGGTAGCGTGGCCGAGTGGTCTAAGGCGCTGGATTTAGGCTCCAGTCATTTCGATGGCGTGGGTTCGAATCCCACCGCTGCCAAGTTGTTTTCGTCCCCGCCGCGGCGGCTCCTTTTCGCCCCCCCGCAGCAGAAACGCGGGAGCcgccggcgggggcggcccgggcCCGGCACGCTACGAGCGGCACTGCCCGGGCCGGGCACGGCGCGCCGGGAGTGCTGCGGCTGTCGGTCACTGTCGTTAACATCAATATTATAG
- the LOC119707215 gene encoding putative short-chain dehydrogenase/reductase family 42E member 2 — MSGVATPYHRISDCKQSKRAGTLNKISMRAVVTGGAGYCGYKLGCALANIGASVVLCDIHKPLWMIPSGVVWIQTDIRDYSAILAVCEGADCVFHVASYGMSGTEQLHKKEIETVNINGTRFILNACKQKNIPRLVYTSSVNVVFGGLPIEDGDEESLPYFPIDKLIDHYSRTKSIAEQMVLAANGSSLEGGGILHTCVLRPPGIYGPEEQRHLPRLAKIIERRLLSFKFGDPTVQMNWIHVENFVQAHILAAEALTPEKNFIASGQVYFIHDGEKSNLFEWLTPLFERLGCSKPWIRIPTSWVYASATFMEHLHAILRPVVDLPPLLTRNEVQNISVTHTFRIDKARAQLGYRPQKFDFADSVDHYIESRPPSRYKLFLNISLTLIVTLILVFLSSKLGGLSVLHFFKERRH; from the exons atgagTGGAGTAGCAACTCCCTATCACCGAATCTCTGACTGCAAGCAGAGCAAACGTGCCGGAACACTCAATAAAATCAGCATGAGAGCGGTGGTGACAGGAGGTGCTGGCTATTGTGGATACAAGCTGGGATGTGCTCTTGCCAACATAGGAGCTTCTGTTGTTCTGTGTGACATACACAAGCCTTTGTGGATGATTCCCAGTGGAGTGGTGTGGATCCAG ACAGATATCAGGGATTACAGTGCCATACTGGCAGTCTGTGAAGGCGCTGACTGTGTGTTTCATGTAGCTTCCTATGGAATGTCAGGAACAGAACAG ttGCATAAAAAAGAGATTGAAACTGTCAACATTAACGGAACAAGATTCATCCTTAATG cctgcaaacagaaaaacatcccTCGGCTGGTCTACACCAGCTCAGTGAACGTGGTGTTTGGAGGGCTTCCCATTGAAGATGGGGATGAGGAATCTTTGCCGTATTTCCCAATTGACAAG CTCATTGACCACTATTCCAGAACCAAATCAATTGCAGAACAAATGGTACTAGCAGCTAATGGATCTTCACTAGAAG GAGGTGGAATACTCCACACGTGTGTTCTTCGCCCACCTGGAATCTATGGACCAGAAGAGCAGAGACACTTGCCAAGGCTAGCA AAGATTATTGAGAGAAGGCTACTTAGCTTCAAGTTTGGGGACCCTACTGTTCAAATGAACTGGATACATGTAGAGAATTTTGTACAGGCTCATATTCTAGCTGCTGAAGCTCTCACCCCTGAAAAGAACTTCATAGCA AGTGGCCAGGTGTATTTCATTCATGATGGAGAAAAATCCAACCTTTTTGAATGGCTAACTCCCCTT tttgaaagatTAGGTTGCAGTAAGCCATGGATACGTATTCCTACTTCTTGGGTCTATGCAtcag CCACATTTATGGAACACCTTCATGCAATTCTGAGACCAGTTGTTGACCTGCCCCCACTGCTGACCAGAAATGAG GTACAGAACATTTCTGTAACTCACACTTTTCGAATAGACAAGGCACGAGCTCAGCTGGGGTACCGCCCACAGAAGTTTGACTTTGCTGATTCTGTGGATCACTACATTGAATCCAGACCACCCTCACGTTATAAGCTCTTCCTCAATATTTCGCTTACTTTAATTGTTactttaattttggtttttctttcttcaaaactCGGTGGCctttcagttttgcatttttttaaagaaagacgACACTGA